A genomic region of Pyrus communis chromosome 14, drPyrComm1.1, whole genome shotgun sequence contains the following coding sequences:
- the LOC137715894 gene encoding L-ascorbate peroxidase, cytosolic-like, which produces MGKCYPTVSEEYKAAIDKARRKLRGLIAEKNCAPIMLRIAWHSAGTYDTKTKTGGPFGTMRCPAEQAHGANNGLDIAVRLLEPIKQQFPILSYADFYQLAGVVAVEITGGPDVPFHPGRTDAPKPPPEGRLPDATKGTDHLRDVFCKTMGLSDKDIVTLSGGHTLGRCHKERSGFEGPWTPNPLIFDNSYFKVLLSGDQEGLLMLPTDKALLNDPVFRPLVEKYAADEDAFFADYAESHMKLSELGFAEA; this is translated from the exons ATGGGGAAGTGCTACCCTACCGTGAGCGAAGAGTACAAGGCGGCCATCGACAAGgccaggaggaagctcagaggCCTCATCGCCGAGAAGAACTGCGCTCCTATCATGCTTCGTATCGC ATGGCATTCAGCTGGAACTTACGACACCAAGACGAAGACCGGGGGGCCCTTCGGAACTATGAGGTGCCCGGCTGAGCAAGCTCACGGGGCCAACAATGGTCTCGACATCGCCGTCAGGCTCTTGGAGCCCATCAAGCAACAGTTCCCCATCCTCTCCTACGCTGACTTCTACCAG CTGGCTGGTGTTGTTGCTGTTGAGATTACTGGTGGGCCTGATGTCCCTTTCCACCCAGGAAGGACG GATGCCCCCAAGCCACCACCAGAGGGCCGTCTTCCCGATGCTACCAAGG GTACTGACCATTTGAGGGATGTCTTCTGCAAGACCATGGGCCTCAGTGACAAGGATATTGTTACTCTCTCCGGTGGTCACACCCTG GGAAGGTGCCACAAGGAGCGATCTGGATTTGAAGGACCTTGGACTCCCAACCCCCTTATCTTTGACAACTCCTACTTCAA GGTGCTTCTCAGTGGAGACCAGGAAGGTCTTCTAATGCTTCCAACTGACAAGGCTCTTCTGAATGACCCTGTTTTCCGCCCTCTTGTGGAAAAATATGCTGCG GATGAAGATGCTTTCTTTGCTGACTATGCTGAATCTCACATGAAGCTCTCCGAGCTTGG GTTTGCTGAGGCCTAA